From Pelosinus fermentans DSM 17108, the proteins below share one genomic window:
- a CDS encoding NADH-quinone oxidoreductase subunit C, whose product MSKQMISSELFLRLQAQFSPGVTIIGEHFQQALLVESEELIELLTVLKTDPNYQFNLLSNLTAVDYVEYFEVVYHLYSLPLKQSATIKTRCTNDHASVPSVTAIWPSADFQEREVYDLLGIRFTGHPNLLRILMPDDFPEHPLRKAYQFTPDGEKG is encoded by the coding sequence ATGAGTAAGCAAATGATCAGCAGTGAGTTGTTTCTTAGACTACAAGCACAGTTTTCACCAGGGGTGACTATTATTGGCGAACATTTTCAGCAGGCTTTATTGGTTGAGTCAGAGGAATTGATAGAGCTTTTAACCGTGCTTAAGACCGATCCCAACTATCAATTTAATCTATTAAGCAATCTGACGGCTGTGGATTATGTAGAATACTTTGAAGTAGTTTATCATCTTTACTCATTGCCGTTAAAACAATCGGCCACCATCAAAACACGCTGTACAAATGACCATGCCTCTGTTCCTTCGGTAACAGCCATTTGGCCGTCTGCTGATTTTCAGGAACGAGAAGTTTATGACTTGTTAGGGATTAGGTTTACTGGTCATCCCAATCTGCTGCGTATTCTAATGCCTGATGACTTTCCTGAACATCCGTTACGTAAAGCCTATCAATTTACTCCAGACGGAGAAAAGGGGTGA
- a CDS encoding NADH-quinone oxidoreductase subunit D produces MPKTETYTLNMGPQHPSTHGVLQVVLELDGERVVKAIPQMGYLHRGIEKLAESRTYTQFIPYTDRLDYVSSMGNNLGYCQTIEKLMAISVPERAEYLRVIMTELNRIASHLIFMSSVAIDLGATTGMMFGFRDRERILDLFDMACGARLTYSYIRFGGVREDVPAEFIEATRQFLADFPAMLTEHHTLLSGNEILHHRLKGSGIISGQRAVETGLTGPTLRASGVDYDIRKIEPYGIYDRFSFCVPLGTVGDNWDRYMVRMEEMQQSADIIAQALDQLPPGPVMTKIPKVLKPLPGDVYHRIENPRGELGYYVVSDGSTKPYRIHVRRPSFINLQALNEICQGSLIADVVAILATLDPLMGEVDC; encoded by the coding sequence TTGCCAAAAACAGAAACCTATACGTTAAATATGGGACCTCAGCATCCCAGCACCCATGGTGTCTTACAGGTAGTACTGGAATTAGATGGGGAAAGAGTTGTTAAAGCGATACCACAAATGGGCTATCTTCATCGGGGGATTGAAAAACTAGCGGAAAGTCGTACTTATACTCAGTTTATTCCTTATACAGACCGCTTAGATTATGTTTCGTCTATGGGAAATAATTTGGGCTATTGTCAAACAATTGAGAAACTTATGGCGATCTCAGTGCCTGAGCGCGCCGAATATTTGCGGGTTATTATGACGGAACTTAACAGGATTGCCAGCCATTTGATTTTTATGAGTTCAGTAGCTATTGATCTGGGAGCTACCACGGGAATGATGTTTGGATTTCGTGATCGTGAACGAATTTTGGATTTGTTTGATATGGCCTGCGGAGCAAGGCTGACTTACAGTTATATTCGTTTTGGCGGAGTCAGGGAAGATGTGCCTGCTGAATTTATAGAGGCGACCCGTCAATTTCTAGCTGATTTCCCAGCCATGTTAACCGAACACCATACGTTATTATCTGGAAATGAAATTCTGCACCACCGCTTAAAGGGCAGTGGCATTATAAGCGGACAACGTGCTGTAGAAACTGGTCTGACCGGGCCGACCCTGCGTGCATCCGGAGTTGATTATGATATTCGCAAAATAGAGCCTTATGGGATTTATGACCGTTTTTCCTTTTGTGTACCATTAGGAACAGTTGGTGATAATTGGGATCGTTATATGGTAAGGATGGAAGAAATGCAGCAAAGTGCTGACATTATTGCCCAGGCGTTAGACCAGTTACCCCCAGGACCGGTGATGACCAAGATACCAAAGGTCTTGAAGCCGTTGCCTGGTGACGTTTATCATCGCATCGAAAACCCCCGGGGTGAATTAGGTTATTATGTTGTCAGTGATGGCTCGACTAAACCCTACCGCATTCATGTGCGCCGCCCCTCATTTATTAATCTTCAAGCGCTTAATGAGATTTGTCAGGGATCATTAATTGCCGATGTGGTTGCCATATTGGCTACCTTAGACCCTCTTATGGGGGAAGTCGATTGTTAA
- the nuoH gene encoding NADH-quinone oxidoreductase subunit NuoH has protein sequence MQEVTGLFMVATMLRNILGKYLPNPQWVDIVITLINIGAIFTVISLSAVILVYAERKVSAYMQMRIGPNRVGPWGILQTVADMIKLMSKEDIMPVGADRWLWILAPVLLFIPSAAVYVVFPFDNQAIFADLNIGIFYFIAVSSQATLPFLMAGWASNSKYALIGGMRTVAQMLSYEIPLVFSILGVVMIVGSMRMSDIVAAQQQVWFIVVQPLAFIIFLIAATAETNRAPFDLVESESELVAGPFTEYSGMRWALFFLAEYANLFAASAIAVTLFLGGWNGPWLPGWLWFLLKTALMIFVFMWLRWTFPRPRVDQLMAFGWKILLPLSLVNVVLTGIGIYTVKYFS, from the coding sequence GTGCAAGAAGTAACAGGTTTGTTTATGGTTGCAACTATGTTGCGGAACATACTCGGTAAATATTTACCCAATCCTCAGTGGGTAGATATTGTTATTACATTGATTAATATTGGAGCAATTTTCACCGTTATTTCATTATCTGCTGTCATCTTAGTTTACGCTGAACGTAAGGTGAGCGCTTATATGCAGATGCGAATAGGTCCTAACCGTGTTGGTCCTTGGGGAATCTTGCAAACTGTGGCCGACATGATTAAACTAATGTCCAAAGAAGATATTATGCCTGTTGGTGCTGATCGGTGGCTATGGATACTGGCCCCGGTGCTATTATTTATTCCTTCTGCTGCTGTGTATGTTGTATTTCCATTTGATAATCAAGCCATTTTTGCTGATTTAAATATTGGTATATTTTATTTTATTGCCGTATCTTCCCAGGCTACTTTGCCCTTTCTCATGGCTGGGTGGGCTTCTAATAGTAAGTATGCTCTGATTGGGGGTATGAGGACAGTAGCGCAAATGCTGAGCTATGAAATTCCTTTGGTTTTCTCAATTTTAGGAGTTGTTATGATTGTCGGTTCCATGCGGATGAGTGATATTGTTGCTGCCCAACAGCAAGTTTGGTTTATTGTGGTTCAGCCATTAGCCTTTATAATTTTTTTGATTGCGGCAACTGCCGAAACCAACCGGGCTCCCTTCGATTTGGTTGAAAGCGAATCAGAATTGGTCGCTGGTCCTTTTACTGAGTATAGCGGTATGCGCTGGGCCTTGTTTTTCTTGGCTGAATACGCCAATCTATTTGCCGCTTCGGCCATCGCTGTTACCTTATTTCTTGGCGGCTGGAATGGTCCTTGGCTGCCAGGCTGGTTATGGTTTCTCTTAAAAACTGCACTTATGATTTTTGTGTTTATGTGGTTACGCTGGACTTTTCCTCGCCCACGGGTAGATCAATTGATGGCCTTTGGCTGGAAAATACTCCTGCCATTATCATTGGTTAACGTTGTTCTTACCGGTATCGGCATTTATACCGTTAAATATTTCAGTTAG
- a CDS encoding NuoI/complex I 23 kDa subunit family protein, with amino-acid sequence MQGKGLLAGMRITLNRLFGKKITVHYPEEKIPMSPRFRGGELDLAHNKCIACGLCAMACPNQVIELTTRTDEHKKRHLTSYIYHSGRCLYCNYCIEVCPTDAICWDKNYENSRYFRHQLDVDCLAISRGKSPNAVVGTNPDDTDKEEGTT; translated from the coding sequence ATGCAAGGGAAAGGTTTATTAGCTGGAATGAGAATTACCCTGAACCGTTTGTTTGGTAAAAAGATAACCGTTCATTATCCGGAAGAAAAAATACCCATGTCACCGCGCTTCCGAGGCGGCGAATTGGATTTGGCTCATAATAAATGTATTGCCTGTGGCTTGTGTGCTATGGCTTGTCCGAATCAGGTGATCGAATTAACTACCAGGACAGACGAACATAAGAAACGGCACTTAACTTCTTATATTTATCACTCAGGACGCTGTCTGTACTGTAACTACTGTATTGAGGTCTGTCCGACTGATGCGATTTGCTGGGACAAGAATTATGAAAACTCCCGTTATTTCCGGCATCAATTAGATGTTGACTGCTTAGCCATATCACGGGGAAAATCGCCAAATGCGGTTGTGGGTACAAATCCAGACGACACGGATAAAGAGGAGGGCACTACATGA
- a CDS encoding NADH-quinone oxidoreductase subunit J, with protein MSEWGLTVAFYSLATITVASAIGVVRKSNLVHSALLLALCFVGVSGLYVLLHAEFLAAVQLLIYSGAVAVIMVLGIMLTQRSNMNDTNPSNDRSRWAVAICGMFTLVTLSVIATTPWHYSIAMTIEDSAPVIARVLLTEYMIAFEATAVLLLAAMVGAIVLAKGVEDK; from the coding sequence ATGAGCGAGTGGGGTCTGACAGTCGCCTTTTATAGCTTAGCCACCATTACCGTTGCATCAGCGATTGGTGTGGTAAGAAAAAGTAACTTAGTGCATAGTGCCTTATTATTGGCCTTGTGTTTTGTCGGTGTCAGTGGTTTATATGTATTGCTGCATGCCGAATTCTTAGCAGCAGTGCAACTGTTAATTTATAGCGGGGCGGTTGCAGTTATTATGGTCTTGGGTATTATGCTGACGCAGCGGAGCAATATGAATGACACTAATCCCAGCAATGATCGCTCGCGCTGGGCAGTTGCCATATGTGGTATGTTCACTCTGGTTACTCTGAGTGTAATTGCTACAACACCGTGGCATTATTCCATTGCCATGACCATTGAAGACAGTGCTCCAGTCATAGCCCGAGTTTTATTGACGGAATATATGATTGCTTTTGAAGCGACGGCAGTACTGCTCTTGGCAGCTATGGTAGGTGCAATTGTATTGGCGAAGGGGGTGGAAGATAAATGA
- the nuoK gene encoding NADH-quinone oxidoreductase subunit NuoK, whose translation MIGLVHYLTVGALLFTIGLYGVLTKRNIVAMLMSIELMLNAVNINLVAFSHFITPELLTGQVFALFTISVAASEVAVGLALVFRVYHDRNTVYADRLNWLRW comes from the coding sequence ATGATTGGCTTAGTCCATTATTTAACAGTTGGGGCGTTACTTTTTACCATTGGATTATATGGAGTTCTGACTAAACGCAATATTGTGGCTATGTTAATGAGTATTGAGCTGATGCTTAATGCTGTGAATATTAATTTAGTTGCATTCTCACACTTTATAACTCCAGAACTATTAACGGGACAGGTCTTTGCGTTGTTTACCATTAGCGTAGCCGCATCCGAGGTGGCTGTGGGTCTAGCTTTGGTCTTTCGTGTTTATCATGACCGTAACACCGTGTACGCTGATCGTTTGAATTGGCTGCGCTGGTAG